A single uncultured Fibrobacter sp. DNA region contains:
- a CDS encoding lysophospholipid acyltransferase family protein: MFLFRRIAYCWRVFIKLMTLFWFGMGSLFLATSVFPTLYLLSGFSKERFGRWARLVVHYSHKLALAHFVYFGLGTIHVQHRERLKGLRSKVIVANHPSILDVVILFSLIPNGDCIVKGSLGQNRFMKGIVNSIYIVNSKMFTKQLAETDKSLQRGNCLIIFPEGTRSVPGVRWQFKKGAARFALHSKCDVVPVYIGSNDFLGLRKHDPVLSVNRTERYHYNLDILDPIPIEKFLDYPPSQAANLLTREMQNVLEARRDQDAANA; this comes from the coding sequence ATGTTCCTTTTTCGGCGGATAGCCTACTGCTGGCGTGTATTCATCAAGTTGATGACGCTCTTCTGGTTCGGCATGGGAAGCTTGTTCCTCGCGACATCGGTGTTCCCGACGCTTTACCTGCTGTCCGGTTTCTCCAAGGAGCGGTTCGGCCGCTGGGCGCGTCTGGTTGTGCATTATTCCCATAAATTGGCCCTTGCGCATTTTGTCTATTTTGGCTTGGGGACGATCCATGTGCAACACCGAGAAAGGCTCAAGGGGCTCCGGTCCAAGGTCATCGTCGCGAACCATCCGTCCATCTTGGATGTGGTAATCCTGTTTTCGCTGATTCCCAATGGCGACTGCATCGTGAAGGGCAGCCTGGGCCAGAACCGGTTCATGAAGGGCATTGTCAATTCGATTTACATTGTGAATTCCAAGATGTTCACGAAACAGCTTGCCGAGACGGACAAGTCGCTCCAGCGGGGCAACTGCCTGATTATCTTCCCGGAAGGGACTCGTTCCGTGCCGGGGGTGCGCTGGCAGTTCAAGAAGGGCGCTGCGCGTTTCGCTCTCCATTCCAAGTGCGATGTCGTGCCGGTTTACATCGGGAGCAATGACTTTCTCGGGTTACGCAAGCACGATCCCGTATTGTCGGTCAACCGGACGGAACGGTACCATTATAACTTGGATATTCTGGATCCTATCCCAATTGAAAAATTCCTGGATTATCCGCCAAGCCAGGCCGCAAACCTCTTAACGAGGGAAATGCAGAACGTGCTGGAAGCCCGCCGTGACCAAGATGCCGCAAATGCGTAA